ACCGGGCAACGCGCGCCGGAGTCAGCCATTGCTTGCGGCGACGTGCTTCGCCACTCTGACAAATCCGCTCACCGACACCGTTAAACCCGTTGCACCGGCGTTGTTTGACAATGAGAGCGTCAGTCCTTGTCGCTGAGCGATACGGGCCGCAATGGCGAGTCCCAATCCGCTGCCTGTTCCCCTCGTGTGCTCACCGCGGTAGAAGCGGTCGAGCACACGCTCCATGTCGTGCTCGGGAATGCCGGGCCCGTTGTCCACCACGTCGAAGCCGAGGCGATCCGCGGTGAGGGTGAGCACGACGTCGACCTTGCCTCCTCGCGGTGTGTAGCGGATCGCATTGTCGATCAGATTATTCAGCAGCACGCTTACCCCATGGGGATCCGCCAGCACGTCGCATGTATCGTTTTGCGTCACCGGAGGCCGGAACTCCAGGCCCAGGTCGATTTGCCGCTCTTCCGCCAACAGGGAAAAATCGCTGACTGCCTGCTCGCCGATTCTCCTCAAGCTGACCGTTATGCCTTCGTTTGCAGGCTGCGCATCTTCTCTCGCAAGAGTCAGAAGTTGTTGAACGAGCCGGATGATGCGATTGAGCCGCGTGTCGATGCGCTCGATGGTTCGGCCATCGTCTTTCAGCGTGCCGTTGTTCGACGCTGCCTGCAACTGCAGTTTCAGCGCGGCAAGCGGCGAGCGAAGCTCGTGGGCGGCATCCGCAATGAATGTGCGTTGCGCCTGTGAGGCGGCGTTCAGACGCTGCAGGAGGTCGTTCAATGCATCGACGAGCGGCCGGATTTCGACAGGCACATTGCCGTCGATACGCAATGGTTCGAGAGAATCGAGCGAACGCGTGGCGAGCGAACGCGATAATCCGCCAATCGGCGCGAGGCCTCTCGCAACGACGAGCAGCACGAGTACGATGGTGACAGGCATTAGCACACCCAGCGGCCATAACGTATGGAGCGCGAGATGCAGCGCCAGTGCTTCTCGTACAGAGACCGGTTGCGCCACCTGCACGAAACGATCCGACTGTTGCAAGCCCAGCACGCGCCAGTGACCCTCGCCCCGTTCGATGGTGCGAATACCCGCCGGCAGACGCGCGAGGACCGGCGTGTGCCGCGAGTGGTAAACGAGCGCGCCGCCTTTGTCCCATATCTCGATCAGAATCCGGTCGTCGGAAATACCTTCGAACTCCGCACCTTGCCGGTCGACTGTTTCCGCGGTTTCGAGATTCGACGGCAACGACAGGGCGACGGTCCGCAGTTCATAGTCGAACAGTTCATTTGCCTCCTCGCGGGCCGTATGAAAAATGCCGAACGCGGCAATAGCGGAGGCGGCGGCGAGGCCGCAGATCAGCCAGCCGAGCAGCCAGCGGCGGATCGACGTCATTCACGCCTCTTCAGACGATAGCCGACGCCGCGCACCGTCACGATCTGCTCCGCGCCGATCTTGCGCCGCAGGCTGTGCACGTGCACTTCGATCGTGTTGCTGCCGACTTCTTCGCCCCAACCATACAGCTTGTCTTCGAGTTCAGACCGGGTGAACACGCGCGAGGGCTCTTCGATCAGCGCCTGCAGCAGCGCGAACTCGCGCGGCACGAGCGGCACCGGCACACCGCCTTTGCTCACTTCATGCGCGGCTGGATCGAGCGTCAGTTCGCCATGCGAATAGACGGGCTGTTTCTGGCCGGTGCGCCGCCGCAGCAATGCCCGTGCTCTTGCTGCCAGCTCATCGAGATCGAAGGGCTTGATCAGGTAGTCGTCGGCGCCTGCGTCGAGTCCGCGAATGCGCTCGGTCACGGAGTCGCGTGCCGTCAGAATGATGACGGGCGCCTGGCCTCCCTGTTTGCGGTAGCTATTGAGCAGGTCGATACCGTCTTTCTTTGGCAGGCCGAGGTCCAGCAGGACAAGGTCGTACACGCCATTGCCAAGCGACAACTCGGCCGCCCGGCCGTCTTGCGCCCAGTCGATTGCATATCCCTCGCGCCCCATCGATTCGAGCACGGTTTCCGCAATCATTTCATCGTCTTCCACCAGAAGCAGACGCATCGGCCCCCCTTGCGTTGTCACCATCCGACATTGTCGCGCATCCGGAATTAACGTTTCCTTAAGCGAATGTTAAGCGTTCGGTCAATATTATCCGGTTCTGTGTCAGAAGACGCGTTGGGGCGCCGTGCACGCCGCCGCATTGCGGGCCAGGAGAAAGCGGCACGGGAACAGGCGAGGCGCCGGTCGGCACACTGTGCATGCGCGGCCTAGTGGTGGGTGAAAAGCCCGGCTGCCGTGCCGGATGACGGAACATGGCCGGCCGGCATGCGCGATTCTGACGATCCGCCCGATTGCGGGCCATAACCCGTCGCACTGGCCGATTCGTTCAGGCTTGCGTTTTGCTGAGTACCCGGATAGCCGATCTTGGATTGATGCAGGGTGTGGTTTTGCTCGGCTTGAACTGTCTGCGCCTGCACCTCGGTGCGTGTGAGCGGACCGTTCGTCGTCTGTGCGACGGCCGCGACAGGCACTGTGGCGGCAATGGCAAGCATGCTGATGGAGAGGAAGCGTTTCATGGTGAATTTTCCTTCGGAGTCTGAATGGACAAGCCAGAGCTTCACGCCTCGAGTCTTGCGCGCAGATCTGGACCTCCACGTCGCGGTGTCTTGAGACGTCATTGTCAGAGTACGTGTTCTACCTTAGGTGACGCTTATCCGGCTTCCGTGATGACGGCTTCAGATTCTGCGCGGGCGTTCGGCATGACATTCGTGTGTTAAGTCGCTCGATCGGCCTGGTTAAGCGAGTGTTAACCTTTGCCGGTCCATATTCGTCGGGCGCGAACGCATGAGCAGCCTTCAATGAAAAGGAGTGTGATATGAAAGGAAGCACTGTGAGCTTTGCCAGCCAGGCTGTCAGCAAGGTTCCCGAAGTGACGATCGGATTCTGGGTGATCAAGGTGGCCGCGACGACGCTGGGTGAAACCGGCGGCGATTGGGTATCGATGTCGCTGAATCTCGGCTACCTGGTCGGCTCGGCGATCTTCCTCGTGTTGTTCATTGGCCTCGTTTCCGCACAGGTCAAGGCAGCGGAGTTCCATCGCTTCCTGTATTGGGCGACGATTGTCGCCACCACCACGTTGGGCACGACACTGGCGGACTTCGCGGATCGGTCGCTGGGAGTCGGTTATCCCGGCGGCACCACCGTTGTCGTTGCCTTGTTGATCGGCAGTCTGGCCATCTGGTATCGGTCGGAGGGCACGGTCTCGGTCGAGAGCATCGTTACCGCCAAGGCCGAATGGTTTTACTGGATCACGATCCTGTTTTCGCAAACGCTCGGCACGGCGCTCGGCGACTGGGTAGCGGGTGAAGACCGCGGCGGGCTCGGTATTGGCTACGAATACGGCGCGATGCTCTTCGGAGCCGGCCTGATCGTCGTCGCCGCGCTTTATTTCTGGACGCGTGTCTCGCGCACGGCGCTCTTCTGGGCAGCGTTTATTTTGACCCGGCCACTCGGCGCGACGTTGGGGGACTTCCTCGATAAGCCGGTGGCGCAGGGCGGACTGCACGTGAGTCGTCTGTATGCGTCCGCTCTGCTGCTCGCGTTTATTGTGGCGTGTATCGTGCTGATTCCGCAGCGCTCCATCCGGAGCGAGCCGGCTGCGTGACCATGCGCCCGTGTGAAAGGCCGGCAGGGAGCGCATTGCGAACGCCGGCCACCCGGATAGAAGGCCCTATACTCGACACTCCGCCATACAAACGTGTTATCCGCTCCTCCCTTCTCGTGATCCACCGATCCCAACGCATAGCTGTTGCACCGATCCGTTCCGGCCTATTCTGCTGAATACATCGAGCCGCAGCGAAGCGGCGGTCCGCAACGCTTCGAGTGGAGAGTTACCGACATGACTGACCCGCTGTCCCCATCCGCGATTCCGATTCTCGAAGCCGGCATGCAGGCGCCGGATTTCACGTTGCAGGCCACGCCCGACCAGAAGATCTCACTATCCGAGCTACGCGGCGCGCCGGTGGTCATTGCGTTCTATCCGGCCGACTGGAGCCCCGTTTGCGGCGACGAACTTGGCCTGTTCAATGCCGCGCTCGCTGCGATCCACCGTTTGGGGGCGCAACTGATCGCCATTTCCGTCGATAGTGCGTGGTCGCATACGGCGTATGCGACCGAACGCAAGCTTCATTTT
Above is a genomic segment from Paraburkholderia aromaticivorans containing:
- a CDS encoding ATP-binding protein, which encodes MTSIRRWLLGWLICGLAAASAIAAFGIFHTAREEANELFDYELRTVALSLPSNLETAETVDRQGAEFEGISDDRILIEIWDKGGALVYHSRHTPVLARLPAGIRTIERGEGHWRVLGLQQSDRFVQVAQPVSVREALALHLALHTLWPLGVLMPVTIVLVLLVVARGLAPIGGLSRSLATRSLDSLEPLRIDGNVPVEIRPLVDALNDLLQRLNAASQAQRTFIADAAHELRSPLAALKLQLQAASNNGTLKDDGRTIERIDTRLNRIIRLVQQLLTLAREDAQPANEGITVSLRRIGEQAVSDFSLLAEERQIDLGLEFRPPVTQNDTCDVLADPHGVSVLLNNLIDNAIRYTPRGGKVDVVLTLTADRLGFDVVDNGPGIPEHDMERVLDRFYRGEHTRGTGSGLGLAIAARIAQRQGLTLSLSNNAGATGLTVSVSGFVRVAKHVAASNG
- a CDS encoding response regulator, with the protein product MRLLLVEDDEMIAETVLESMGREGYAIDWAQDGRAAELSLGNGVYDLVLLDLGLPKKDGIDLLNSYRKQGGQAPVIILTARDSVTERIRGLDAGADDYLIKPFDLDELAARARALLRRRTGQKQPVYSHGELTLDPAAHEVSKGGVPVPLVPREFALLQALIEEPSRVFTRSELEDKLYGWGEEVGSNTIEVHVHSLRRKIGAEQIVTVRGVGYRLKRRE
- a CDS encoding DUF4148 domain-containing protein translates to MKRFLSISMLAIAATVPVAAVAQTTNGPLTRTEVQAQTVQAEQNHTLHQSKIGYPGTQQNASLNESASATGYGPQSGGSSESRMPAGHVPSSGTAAGLFTHH
- a CDS encoding redoxin domain-containing protein, which codes for MTDPLSPSAIPILEAGMQAPDFTLQATPDQKISLSELRGAPVVIAFYPADWSPVCGDELGLFNAALAAIHRLGAQLIAISVDSAWSHTAYATERKLHFPLLADFEPKGEVARSYGVYRAKEGVCERALFVLDGDGIVRWAYVSPITVNPGVDGILGALEQLHTATKQDTP